A portion of the Bacillus thuringiensis genome contains these proteins:
- a CDS encoding NAD(P)/FAD-dependent oxidoreductase gives MAENQKVYDITIIGGGPTGLFTAFYGGMRQASVKIIESLPQLGGQLSALYPEKYIYDVAGFPKVRAQELVDNLKEQMKKFDPTICLEEAVDTLEKQADGVFKLVTNKQTHYSKSVIITAGNGAFQPRRLELEGTAKYEKKNLHYFVDDMNKFAGKRVVVFGGGDSAVDWTMMLDPIADKVTIVHRRDKFRAHEHSVENLMNSRAEVSTPYVPVELIGDDKIEQVVLQHVKTEEKVIIDVDDVIVNYGFVSSLGPIKNWGLDIQKNSILVNSKMETNIPGIYAAGDICTYEGKVKLIACGFGEAPTAVNNAKAYFDPNAKLQPMHSSSMF, from the coding sequence GTGGCAGAAAATCAAAAAGTTTACGACATAACAATTATTGGTGGTGGTCCAACAGGACTATTCACAGCATTTTATGGCGGGATGAGACAAGCAAGTGTAAAAATCATTGAAAGCTTACCTCAACTTGGAGGACAATTATCCGCACTCTACCCTGAAAAATACATTTATGATGTAGCTGGATTTCCAAAAGTGCGCGCACAAGAATTAGTTGATAACTTAAAAGAGCAAATGAAGAAATTTGATCCAACCATTTGCTTAGAAGAAGCTGTTGATACGCTTGAAAAACAAGCTGATGGTGTATTTAAACTGGTTACGAATAAACAAACTCACTATTCTAAATCAGTCATTATTACTGCCGGCAATGGTGCTTTCCAACCACGCCGCTTAGAATTAGAAGGTACAGCAAAATACGAAAAGAAAAACTTACATTATTTCGTTGATGATATGAATAAATTTGCTGGCAAGCGCGTCGTAGTATTTGGCGGTGGCGACTCAGCAGTAGACTGGACGATGATGTTAGACCCGATTGCTGACAAAGTTACAATCGTTCATCGCCGTGATAAATTCCGCGCACATGAACATAGCGTCGAAAACTTAATGAATTCTCGTGCAGAAGTAAGTACACCGTATGTTCCAGTTGAACTCATTGGTGATGACAAAATTGAACAAGTTGTTCTTCAGCACGTAAAAACTGAAGAAAAGGTTATCATCGATGTTGACGACGTAATTGTAAACTACGGCTTCGTTTCCTCTCTTGGTCCAATTAAAAACTGGGGCTTAGATATACAAAAAAATAGCATCCTTGTAAATTCAAAAATGGAAACAAATATTCCTGGCATTTACGCTGCTGGTGACATTTGTACATATGAAGGAAAAGTAAAACTCATTGCTTGCGGCTTTGGCGAAGCACCGACAGCAGTAAACAATGCAAAAGCTTACTTCGATCCAAATGCAAAACTTCAACCGATGCATAGCTCAAGTATGTTTTAA
- a CDS encoding isopeptide-forming domain-containing fimbrial protein — protein sequence MKQVLKCFNVVTMITLLLSIILPAPSAFATEINKKSWDELQGNDVKIKAEQVNAEIYKGEVAEREHVFQYTVENTGATPIQELVIKQNNDNEIAFLPQSAKVNGEKLPENKVADFYVEEKDKGGKILSSNLKIQDLKSHEKMTVLIKARRAQHFNKEYKQKISVQKDQLQIGNMSVDVEGLPSEDNLEANTDDEADSSKKAIGSTTDSKTKEVDGKLKVSVEDKNRSTQKTEIDKVQQPEAEKQLKEEKKQSPLAVKQSDAKVQAASENASKVQIQTGDKQGFGDPLYSIITAGNLVQTGNVTLGLTTDHYGRQSMGYKTNKMTVDVDNDDSTFNSSTGAFPNIPAGSKVKKAYLFWTAAMGTVTSTNVNQRVSDNDVRQPVKMKMGNKEYAEVTADSIRKADYLPYISNYSGSGAGYVAYADVTNVIAQQGISQTLTVANVPQIKDVAGGGYYWGNWNLILVYENYKETVKDMKIWEGLVSQKSTAWTDISVNKINTPKEGAFKAKFSYFSSQGDPAEKDGYAYDYGEYDFGAGYIKIKNINGKDNDANDSSMTEVQVDGTNEFVTKKYPGYNPDWTNSFSTDIHTYHLEGPTQVKNDLKEAKMRFRANGGTGDIYVLNNATFVTEHNAPNLQVDKKALDSVGKEVKEIKAGEEFTYQIEVKNDTKNNQSPVSNVKGFDKLDDRLEYVPGSIQYVSGSNKGNKTDNASDDEAEFVNNQIDFRIGEGADAKDGGVLKPGESAIITFKVKVKASVQSDTTIKNIVAVKGKDSTEVNYETADDANVTVTLPKEVPGEIEARKIASNKTPKLGDEVEYRITFKNKTKDGRLDVLTIEDELPSSLEYVKDSLKAEGIKPEPVELKFENGKVIAKYPEIMDMEERSIVFKTKVKETAKIGEEIVNKATVSDKTNPPKDLEEKITPQHKAGKIAAKKKATNKKPKLGEEVEYQISFKNTVENGKLDAVTIEDEIPANLEFVQGSERAEGAEPNPVELKVENGKVIAKYPEITDTKERSIAFKVKVKEEAKAGETIVNKAVVSEPNGQSEHPEEKITPDYKYGKVDVEKSVTNQTPKLGEEVEYRITFYNTVENGKLEKVLVEDTLPKGVEYVKDSLKAEGIKPEPVELKVEDGKVMAKYPEIMDTEKRSIVFKVKVKDSAKVGEAIVNKAIAKDPKNEPVESKVVITPQSKKGEIAATKVVNNKKPKLGEEIEYRISFHNTVENGKLEEVRVEDTIPKGLEYVENSIKAEGEAPGPVELAVENGIVKAKYIDIMDMKERSIVFKVKVKEEAKVDKEIVNKAIVDDTKNPPIEPEERITPQHKDGIIDSTKTVDNPSPKLGEEVEYRISFKNTVENGKLEKVKIEDTIPNGLEYVKGSEKAEGDKPAPLKLSVKDGKVIAEYENITDMKERSIVFKVKVKEEAEVGKEIINKAIVDDMKHPKEPEAKITPLHKDGKIKAKKIVNNETPKLGEEVEYRISMKNTVKNGKLTDVTIEDTLPEGLEYVENSLKAEGTGTDSVELKFENGKVMAKYPEIMDTEERSIVFKVKVKEEVKVGKKIINKATIDDSQNKPVNPTAEIIPQYKAGKLEAKKMVNNETPKLGEEVEYRISFKNTVEHGKLTEVIIEDDLPNGLEYVKDSVKAEGSKPDPVELKFENGKVMAKYPEITDTKERSITFKVKVKGKVSDSIVNEAIVSDTKHPPETPIAEIIPQHKDGKVKAKKTVNNETPKLGEEVEYRISFKNTVEDGKLAEVKIEDTLPEGLEYVENSVKAEGSKPDPVELKVENGKVMAKYPEITDTEERSITFKVKVKDEVKVGKKIVNKAIIDDTKNEPETPTAEITPQHKDGKVEAKKTVNNETPKLGEEVEYRISFKNTVENGKLAEVKIEDDLPNGLEYVKDSLRAEGSKPNPVELKVKDGKVIVKYPEIMDTEERSIVFKAKVKEEVKVGEGIVNKVVVDDTKDPTTSEVTITPEYKDGKLKAEKFVNNKKPKLGEEVEYRISFKNTVENGKLVEVKVEDEIPAGLEYVENSLQAEGFKPSPVELKFENGKVMAKYLEIADTKERSIIFKVKVKEEAEIGKEIVNKAIVVATKNEPEEPHVEITPQYKDGKIAAQKVANNHKPKLGEEVEYRISFKNTIENGKLAEVNIQDALPNGLEYVEGSITAEGSKPKPVELQVKNNKVMAKYLEITDAEERSIVFKAKVKEIVKVGEEIVNKAIVDDTKNLPEEPYVPITPQYKDGKIEARKEVSNHEPKLGEEIEYRIIFNNTVKDGKLAEVKIEDEIPAGLEFVEGSEKAEGEEPKPVELKVENGKVMAKYSEIMDTKERSIVFKVKVKDSVAIGKDITNKAIIHVDDPNHPITEPTAKITPQYKDGKIAAHKKVNNHKPKLGEEIEYRISFNNTVKDGELAEVKIEDEIPSGLEYVKDSLKAEGDKPAPVELKEEVGKVSAKYENITDMKERSIIFKVKVKDSVEVDKAIVNKAIVDDTKNPPERPEVDITPQHKAGKFKANKKVSKKDPKLGEEVEYRISFKNTVENGKLAEMKIEDQLPNGLEYVKDSLKAEGNEPNPVELKEEAGKITAKYENITDTTERSIRFKVKVTEAVKVGKKIVNTAIVDDDNPKNPPQKPEAIITPEYKNGKIKAEKTVNNPAPKLGEEVEYRITFRNVVEHGKVAKVKIKDELPNSLEFVEGSERAEGDNPKPLHVKVKNGTVLAEYPEITDMKERSIVFKVKVKEKAKIGEAIVNTAVVEDTINPPEKPNVAIQPQYKAGALQAEKTVSNHEPKLGEEVEYRISFENTVENGKLAEVKVEDEIPAGLEYVQDSIKSDGPEPNPVELKVENGKVTAKYPEITDTKKRSIIFKAKVQETVQVGKEIINKAVVDDNNPTNPPVESLIPITPQYKDGKLEARKEVSNHEPKLGEEIEYRITFNGTVDGGKLVDVKIEDEIPSGLEYVKDSLKAVGDKPVPTELKVENGKVTVKYPEITDTKERSIIFKVRVKESVKVGEEITNKAIIHVDDPNHPVMEPTATIKPEYKAGKLKATKTVSNKEPKLGEEIEYRISFENTVENGKLAEVKVEDEIPAGLEYVQDSIRFEGAEPNPVELKMEFGKVIAKYLEITDTKERSIIFKAKVKAAPSKGITNKAVVDDRINPPLEPTVTILPKTKEDFKIPKDPKEPEVKPEDPKDPKEPEVKPEDPKEPEVKPEDPKEPKEPKDPKDPKEPEVKPEDPKDPKEPEVKPEDPKDPKEPEVKPEDPKEPKEPEVKPEDLKEPKEPEVKPEDPKDPKEPEVKPEDPKEPKEPEVKPEDPKEPKEPEVKPEDLKDPKEPEVKPEDPKEPKEPEVKPEDPKEPKEPEVKPEDPKEPKEPEVKPEDLKDPKEPEVKPEDLKEPKEPEVKPEEPEVKLEKLIKEPQVKVEKELPKTGAAHSWMMSVGAGISFLVGGVLFVLGRRRKQ from the coding sequence AGGCTGAGAAGCAACTAAAAGAAGAGAAAAAGCAATCACCTTTAGCAGTAAAGCAGAGTGATGCAAAAGTACAAGCTGCATCAGAAAATGCTTCAAAGGTTCAAATTCAAACAGGAGATAAACAAGGATTTGGAGACCCACTGTATTCTATTATTACTGCCGGTAATTTAGTACAAACTGGTAATGTGACGCTTGGTTTGACTACGGATCATTATGGAAGACAAAGTATGGGTTATAAAACGAATAAAATGACTGTGGACGTTGATAACGATGATAGTACTTTTAATTCGTCAACAGGTGCATTTCCTAACATCCCTGCTGGAAGTAAAGTGAAAAAGGCGTATTTGTTTTGGACAGCTGCAATGGGAACTGTAACTAGTACAAATGTTAATCAAAGAGTTAGTGATAATGATGTACGACAACCAGTCAAAATGAAAATGGGAAATAAAGAATATGCAGAGGTAACTGCTGATAGCATACGAAAAGCGGATTACCTACCTTATATTTCTAATTACTCAGGTAGTGGCGCAGGATATGTTGCGTATGCAGATGTAACAAATGTAATTGCACAGCAAGGCATTTCTCAAACGTTGACAGTTGCGAATGTGCCACAAATTAAAGATGTAGCAGGTGGCGGCTATTACTGGGGTAACTGGAATCTTATATTAGTTTATGAAAACTATAAAGAAACAGTAAAAGACATGAAGATTTGGGAAGGGCTAGTCTCTCAAAAAAGCACAGCTTGGACAGATATTAGTGTTAATAAAATAAACACACCAAAAGAAGGTGCTTTTAAGGCGAAATTTAGTTATTTTTCATCGCAAGGTGATCCAGCTGAGAAAGATGGATATGCATATGATTATGGAGAATATGATTTTGGTGCTGGATATATAAAGATAAAAAATATTAACGGTAAAGATAATGATGCGAATGATTCGTCTATGACAGAAGTACAAGTAGACGGTACTAACGAGTTTGTTACAAAAAAATATCCAGGATATAACCCGGATTGGACAAATTCATTCAGTACTGACATTCATACGTATCATCTTGAAGGACCTACTCAAGTAAAAAATGATTTAAAAGAAGCAAAAATGCGTTTTAGAGCAAATGGTGGTACTGGTGATATTTACGTATTAAATAACGCTACATTCGTTACAGAACATAATGCTCCAAACTTACAAGTTGATAAAAAGGCATTAGATAGTGTTGGTAAAGAAGTTAAGGAAATTAAAGCCGGTGAAGAGTTTACGTATCAAATTGAAGTGAAAAATGATACGAAAAATAACCAATCGCCTGTATCTAATGTAAAAGGTTTTGATAAATTAGATGATCGTTTAGAGTATGTTCCGGGGTCTATTCAATATGTTTCTGGAAGTAATAAAGGAAATAAAACAGATAATGCAAGCGACGATGAAGCAGAGTTTGTAAATAATCAAATTGATTTCCGTATTGGTGAAGGGGCAGATGCTAAAGACGGCGGTGTTTTAAAGCCTGGTGAAAGTGCCATTATTACATTTAAAGTAAAAGTGAAAGCTTCTGTACAATCAGATACAACAATAAAAAATATCGTTGCTGTAAAGGGAAAAGATAGTACCGAGGTAAATTATGAAACTGCAGATGATGCAAATGTTACGGTTACGCTGCCAAAAGAAGTTCCGGGAGAAATAGAGGCGAGAAAAATAGCTTCTAATAAAACACCGAAGCTAGGTGACGAGGTAGAGTATCGTATTACATTTAAAAATAAGACAAAAGATGGACGTCTAGATGTATTGACAATTGAAGACGAATTACCAAGTAGTCTTGAATACGTGAAAGATAGCTTGAAAGCCGAAGGTATAAAACCAGAGCCAGTAGAGCTAAAGTTTGAAAATGGCAAAGTAATTGCAAAGTATCCAGAAATTATGGATATGGAAGAAAGAAGTATCGTCTTTAAAACAAAAGTAAAAGAAACTGCAAAAATTGGTGAAGAAATTGTTAACAAAGCAACCGTTAGTGATAAAACAAATCCACCAAAGGATCTAGAAGAGAAGATTACACCACAGCATAAGGCCGGTAAAATTGCTGCAAAGAAAAAAGCAACAAATAAGAAGCCGAAGCTAGGAGAAGAAGTTGAATATCAAATTAGCTTCAAAAATACGGTGGAAAACGGAAAACTAGATGCAGTTACAATAGAAGATGAAATTCCAGCTAACTTAGAATTTGTTCAAGGTAGTGAGCGAGCTGAAGGTGCTGAACCAAATCCAGTAGAGTTAAAAGTAGAAAATGGTAAGGTAATAGCAAAATATCCAGAGATTACGGATACAAAAGAGCGAAGCATTGCCTTTAAAGTGAAAGTAAAAGAAGAGGCAAAAGCGGGAGAAACGATTGTTAATAAAGCGGTTGTGAGTGAGCCAAATGGACAATCTGAGCATCCAGAAGAAAAGATTACGCCGGATTATAAATACGGTAAAGTGGATGTAGAAAAAAGCGTAACGAATCAAACACCAAAACTAGGAGAAGAAGTGGAATACCGAATTACATTTTATAATACGGTAGAAAATGGAAAACTAGAAAAGGTGCTAGTAGAAGATACATTACCTAAAGGTGTTGAATACGTGAAAGATAGTTTGAAAGCTGAAGGCATAAAACCAGAGCCAGTAGAACTAAAAGTGGAAGACGGAAAAGTAATGGCAAAGTATCCAGAAATTATGGATACAGAAAAAAGAAGTATTGTTTTTAAAGTGAAAGTAAAAGATTCGGCAAAAGTAGGGGAGGCAATTGTAAATAAAGCAATTGCAAAAGATCCGAAAAATGAGCCTGTTGAATCAAAGGTTGTTATTACACCGCAAAGTAAAAAAGGTGAAATTGCTGCTACAAAGGTAGTTAATAATAAGAAACCAAAGCTAGGTGAAGAAATCGAGTACCGCATTAGTTTTCATAATACGGTTGAGAACGGAAAACTAGAAGAGGTGCGAGTGGAAGATACAATTCCAAAAGGTCTTGAATATGTAGAAAATAGCATCAAGGCTGAAGGAGAAGCACCTGGACCAGTAGAATTAGCTGTTGAAAATGGGATAGTCAAAGCTAAGTATATCGATATTATGGATATGAAAGAAAGAAGTATCGTCTTTAAAGTAAAGGTGAAGGAAGAAGCAAAAGTAGATAAAGAGATTGTCAATAAAGCAATTGTTGATGATACGAAAAATCCACCGATTGAGCCGGAGGAAAGAATTACTCCGCAACATAAGGATGGAATAATTGATTCGACGAAGACAGTAGATAATCCATCACCAAAACTAGGCGAAGAAGTAGAATACCGAATTAGCTTTAAGAATACGGTAGAAAACGGAAAACTAGAAAAGGTAAAAATAGAGGATACAATTCCTAACGGTTTAGAGTATGTAAAAGGCAGTGAAAAGGCTGAAGGTGATAAACCAGCTCCATTAAAGTTAAGTGTGAAAGATGGAAAAGTTATTGCTGAATACGAAAATATTACGGATATGAAAGAAAGAAGTATCGTCTTTAAGGTAAAGGTGAAGGAAGAAGCGGAAGTGGGTAAGGAAATCATCAATAAGGCAATTGTTGATGATATGAAACATCCGAAAGAACCAGAAGCGAAAATTACACCATTACATAAAGATGGAAAAATTAAAGCGAAGAAAATCGTAAATAATGAAACACCGAAGTTAGGAGAAGAAGTTGAATACCGAATTAGTATGAAAAATACGGTAAAGAACGGAAAGCTAACAGACGTGACAATAGAGGATACTTTACCAGAAGGTTTAGAGTATGTAGAAAATAGTTTGAAAGCAGAAGGTACCGGAACAGATTCAGTAGAGCTGAAATTTGAAAACGGTAAGGTAATGGCAAAATATCCAGAAATTATGGATACAGAAGAAAGAAGTATCGTTTTTAAAGTGAAAGTAAAAGAAGAAGTAAAAGTCGGTAAAAAAATTATTAATAAAGCAACTATTGATGATTCGCAAAATAAGCCAGTTAATCCGACAGCGGAAATTATTCCTCAGTATAAAGCTGGAAAACTTGAAGCGAAAAAGATGGTAAATAATGAAACGCCGAAGTTAGGAGAAGAAGTGGAATACCGAATCAGCTTTAAAAATACGGTAGAACATGGAAAGCTAACAGAGGTAATAATAGAAGATGATTTACCAAATGGATTAGAGTATGTGAAAGATAGTGTAAAAGCAGAAGGATCTAAGCCAGATCCAGTGGAATTGAAATTTGAAAACGGTAAGGTAATGGCAAAGTATCCTGAGATTACAGATACGAAAGAGAGAAGTATTACCTTTAAAGTGAAAGTAAAAGGTAAAGTGAGCGATTCGATTGTTAATGAAGCGATTGTGAGCGATACGAAACATCCGCCAGAAACACCGATAGCAGAAATTATTCCGCAACATAAAGACGGAAAAGTGAAAGCGAAGAAAACGGTAAATAATGAAACGCCGAAGTTAGGAGAAGAAGTAGAATACCGAATTAGTTTTAAAAACACGGTAGAAGACGGAAAACTAGCAGAGGTGAAAATAGAAGATACTTTACCAGAAGGTTTAGAGTATGTAGAAAACAGTGTGAAAGCAGAAGGATCTAAGCCGGATCCAGTAGAATTGAAAGTGGAAAATGGTAAGGTAATGGCGAAGTATCCAGAGATTACGGATACAGAAGAAAGAAGTATCACTTTTAAAGTGAAAGTAAAAGATGAAGTGAAAGTCGGTAAAAAAATCGTCAATAAAGCAATTATTGATGATACGAAAAATGAACCAGAAACACCGACGGCAGAAATTACTCCGCAGCATAAAGATGGAAAAGTAGAAGCGAAGAAAACGGTAAATAATGAAACGCCGAAGTTAGGAGAAGAAGTAGAATACCGAATTAGTTTTAAAAACACGGTAGAAAACGGAAAGCTAGCAGAGGTAAAAATAGAAGACGATTTACCAAATGGATTAGAGTATGTGAAAGATAGTTTACGAGCGGAAGGTTCTAAGCCGAATCCGGTAGAACTGAAAGTGAAAGATGGAAAAGTAATCGTCAAATATCCAGAAATTATGGATACAGAAGAAAGAAGTATCGTCTTTAAAGCGAAAGTAAAAGAAGAAGTAAAAGTTGGTGAAGGCATTGTCAATAAAGTAGTTGTTGATGATACAAAAGATCCAACAACTTCAGAAGTAACAATTACGCCAGAATATAAAGACGGTAAGCTTAAAGCAGAGAAATTTGTAAACAATAAAAAACCGAAATTAGGAGAAGAAGTAGAATACCGAATTAGTTTTAAAAACACGGTAGAAAACGGAAAACTAGTAGAGGTTAAAGTAGAAGATGAAATTCCAGCTGGATTAGAGTATGTAGAGAACAGTTTACAAGCAGAAGGATTTAAGCCTAGTCCGGTAGAATTGAAATTTGAAAACGGCAAGGTAATGGCAAAGTATCTAGAAATTGCGGATACAAAAGAAAGAAGTATTATCTTTAAAGTGAAAGTAAAAGAAGAAGCAGAAATAGGCAAGGAGATTGTTAATAAAGCAATCGTAGTAGCTACAAAAAATGAGCCAGAAGAGCCTCACGTGGAAATTACTCCGCAATATAAAGATGGTAAAATTGCTGCGCAGAAAGTGGCCAATAATCATAAACCGAAACTAGGAGAAGAAGTAGAATATCGAATTAGTTTTAAAAACACGATAGAAAACGGAAAACTAGCAGAGGTAAATATACAGGATGCATTACCAAATGGTTTAGAGTATGTAGAAGGCAGCATCACAGCAGAAGGTTCTAAACCGAAACCAGTAGAGCTACAGGTGAAAAATAATAAGGTAATGGCAAAGTATCTAGAAATTACAGATGCAGAGGAAAGAAGCATTGTCTTTAAAGCGAAGGTAAAAGAAATCGTAAAAGTGGGCGAAGAAATCGTAAATAAGGCAATTGTAGATGATACAAAGAATTTGCCAGAAGAGCCTTATGTACCGATTACACCACAATATAAAGATGGAAAAATTGAGGCGAGAAAAGAAGTAAGTAATCATGAACCGAAGTTAGGTGAGGAAATCGAATATCGAATTATTTTTAATAATACGGTGAAAGATGGAAAACTAGCAGAGGTAAAAATAGAAGATGAAATTCCAGCTGGATTAGAGTTTGTAGAAGGAAGCGAAAAGGCTGAAGGTGAAGAGCCAAAACCAGTGGAGTTGAAAGTAGAAAATGGTAAGGTAATGGCAAAGTATTCAGAGATTATGGATACGAAAGAAAGAAGTATCGTTTTTAAAGTGAAGGTGAAAGATTCAGTTGCAATAGGGAAGGACATTACAAATAAGGCAATTATCCATGTTGATGATCCGAACCACCCTATAACTGAACCGACAGCGAAAATTACACCGCAATATAAAGACGGTAAAATTGCTGCTCATAAAAAGGTGAATAATCATAAACCGAAGCTAGGGGAAGAAATCGAATACCGAATTTCATTTAATAATACGGTGAAAGATGGAGAGCTGGCAGAGGTGAAAATTGAGGATGAAATTCCGTCTGGTTTAGAGTATGTGAAAGATAGTCTAAAAGCAGAAGGTGATAAGCCAGCCCCAGTAGAGTTGAAAGAAGAAGTTGGTAAGGTTAGTGCGAAGTATGAAAATATCACTGACATGAAAGAAAGAAGTATTATCTTTAAAGTGAAGGTGAAAGATTCTGTTGAAGTGGACAAAGCAATTGTAAATAAAGCAATTGTTGATGATACAAAAAATCCACCAGAGCGACCGGAAGTAGATATTACACCGCAGCATAAAGCTGGTAAATTTAAAGCTAATAAAAAGGTAAGCAAAAAAGATCCAAAGCTAGGAGAAGAAGTAGAGTACCGAATTAGTTTTAAAAATACGGTAGAAAACGGAAAGTTAGCCGAGATGAAAATCGAGGATCAACTACCAAATGGATTAGAGTATGTAAAGGACAGTTTAAAAGCAGAAGGTAATGAACCGAATCCAGTAGAGCTAAAAGAAGAGGCTGGAAAAATCACAGCGAAGTATGAAAATATTACTGATACAACTGAGCGTAGTATTCGCTTTAAGGTAAAAGTAACGGAAGCAGTAAAAGTCGGTAAGAAAATCGTGAATACGGCAATTGTGGATGATGATAATCCAAAGAATCCTCCGCAAAAACCAGAAGCGATTATTACACCGGAGTATAAGAATGGAAAAATAAAAGCGGAGAAAACAGTAAATAACCCAGCTCCAAAATTAGGAGAAGAAGTAGAGTATCGAATTACGTTCCGTAACGTAGTAGAGCATGGAAAAGTAGCGAAGGTGAAAATTAAGGATGAATTACCAAACAGTTTAGAGTTTGTAGAAGGTAGCGAAAGAGCTGAGGGGGATAATCCAAAACCGTTGCATGTAAAAGTGAAAAACGGCACAGTACTCGCAGAATATCCAGAAATTACGGATATGAAAGAAAGAAGCATCGTCTTTAAAGTAAAAGTGAAAGAAAAAGCTAAAATTGGCGAAGCGATTGTGAATACGGCGGTTGTGGAAGATACTATAAATCCACCAGAGAAACCGAATGTCGCTATACAGCCTCAATATAAAGCTGGTGCATTACAAGCAGAAAAAACAGTAAGCAACCATGAACCGAAGTTAGGAGAAGAAGTAGAATATCGAATTAGTTTTGAAAATACGGTAGAAAACGGAAAATTAGCTGAGGTAAAGGTAGAAGATGAAATTCCAGCCGGTTTAGAATACGTACAGGATAGTATAAAGTCTGATGGGCCGGAACCAAATCCAGTAGAACTTAAAGTTGAGAATGGAAAAGTAACAGCAAAGTATCCAGAAATTACGGATACGAAAAAAAGAAGTATCATCTTTAAAGCGAAAGTACAAGAAACGGTACAAGTAGGAAAAGAAATTATAAACAAGGCGGTTGTGGATGATAATAATCCGACAAATCCACCAGTTGAGTCACTTATACCAATTACACCGCAATATAAAGATGGGAAACTAGAGGCAAGGAAAGAAGTAAGTAATCATGAACCAAAGCTAGGGGAAGAAATCGAATATCGAATTACTTTTAACGGCACAGTAGATGGCGGAAAGTTAGTTGATGTAAAGATTGAAGATGAAATTCCGTCTGGTTTAGAGTATGTGAAAGATAGTCTGAAGGCCGTAGGTGATAAGCCTGTACCAACAGAACTTAAAGTTGAGAATGGAAAAGTAACAGTGAAGTATCCAGAAATTACGGATACGAAAGAAAGAAGTATCATCTTTAAAGTAAGGGTAAAAGAATCAGTAAAAGTTGGAGAGGAAATAACAAATAAAGCGATTATTCACGTAGATGACCCAAATCATCCAGTTATGGAACCGACAGCGACAATAAAGCCAGAATATAAAGCTGGTAAGTTAAAAGCAACGAAGACAGTAAGTAATAAAGAACCGAAGCTAGGAGAAGAAATCGAATACCGAATTAGCTTTGAAAATACGGTAGAAAACGGAAAATTAGCTGAGGTAAAGGTAGAAGATGAAATTCCAGCCGGTTTAGAGTACGTGCAAGATAGCATTAGATTTGAAGGGGCTGAGCCAAATCCAGTAGAGTTAAAAATGGAGTTTGGAAAAGTAATAGCGAAGTATCTAGAAATTACAGATACGAAAGAACGTAGTATTATTTTTAAAGCGAAGGTAAAAGCAGCACCAAGTAAAGGGATAACAAATAAAGCAGTAGTGGACGATAGAATAAATCCACCACTTGAGCCTACAGTTACAATTTTACCGAAAACAAAAGAAGATTTTAAGATACCGAAAGACCCGAAGGAACCAGAAGTGAAACCAGAGGATCCGAAAGACCCGAAGGAACCAGAAGTGAAACCGGAAGATCCGAAAGAACCAGAAGTGAAACCGGAAGACCCGAAAGAACCGAAAGAACCGAAAGACCCGAAAGACCCGAAGGAACCAGAAGTGAAACCAGAGGATCCGAAAGACCCGAAGGAACCAGAAGTGAAACCGGAAGACCCGAAAGACCCGAAGGAACCAGAAGTGAAACCGGAAGACCCGAAAGAGCCGAAGGAGCCAGAAGTGAAACCGGAGGATCTGAAAGAGCCGAAGGAACCAGAAGTGAAACCGGAGGATCCGAAAGACCCGAAGGAACCAGAAGTGAAACCGGAAGACCCGAAAGAGCCGAAGGAACCAGAAGTGAAACCGGAAGACCCGAAAGAGCCGAAGGAGCCAGAAGTGAAACCGGAGGATCTGAAAGACCCGAAGGAACCAGAAGTGAAACCGGAGGATCCGAAAGAGCCGAAGGAACCAGAAGTGAAACCGGAAGACCCGAAAGAGCCGAAGGAGCCAGAAGTGAAACCGGAAGACCCGAAAGAGCCGAAGGAGCCAGAAGTGAAACCGGAGGATCTGAAAGACCCGAAGGAACCAGAAGTGAAACCGGAGGATCTAAAAGAGCCGAAGGAGCCAGAAGTGAAACCGGAAGAACCGGAAGTAAAACTTGAAAAGTTAATTAAAGAACCGCAAGTAAAAGTAGAAAAAGAATTACCGAAAACAGGGGCAGCACATTCATGGATGATGTCAGTTGGTGCGGGAATTTCATTCTTAGTTGGCGGAGTATTATTCGTATTAGGTAGAAGAAGAAAACAATAA